The Gracilimonas sediminicola sequence AACGACCTGAACTGGAAACCTATAAGTACTCCATGCCCGGCGAAGAAGAAATAGGCATTTCACAGGTCGAAGTATTTGATATAGCAAGCCGCGAGCGTGTGATCATGGATACGGATAAGTGGGAAGATCAGGAGTTGCGAGCCAACTACGGGGATCATCAGACCGGTGATTACAAATCCACCCCCTCCGACAAATTATATATCTACCGTGAGAACCGAACTTCTGATAAAGTGGACATCCTGATCGGCGATACCGAAACCGGGGAAACCGAAGTTCTGCTTAGTGAAACCAGCAAGCCTTATTTCAACTGGAGTTTCCAGGAATTGGCCATTATCAATGATGGTGAAGAATACATTTGGTGGAGCGAGCGAACCGGCTGGGGACAACTTTATCGGTACGACTCTGAAGGTAACCTGAAGAACCGGATTACATCCGGCAATTTTGTGGTGGGCGATATTGTGAAAATCGACACTGCGGCCAACACCATTTACTTTGAAGGGTATGGCCGTGATGGTGATCACCCCTACTACGAACACCTGTACAGTGTTCGTTTTGATGGTTCGAATTTCAAACACCTCACCCCTGAAAATGCTGATCACAGCATTTCTGAGTCCGATAAAGACAACTATTTCGTAGATAACTATTCCCGCGTGAACATGCCTACCAAAACGGTTCTTCGTGATCGTAACGGGAAAGTGATACTGACCCTTCAGGAAGTGGATATGAGTAAAGCTGAAGCCATTGGCTGGAAAGCTCCGGAAGAATTCAGGATTAAAGCAGCGGATGGAGCCACCGACCTCTACGGCGTGATGTGGAAACCCTTCGACTTCGACTCTACCCGGTCTTACCCCATTATCTCGTATGTATATCCCGGTCCACAGACCGAACCCTTCCCAACCAGCTTTTCGCTTCAAGGTTATACCGGCCGTAATCAGGCGCTGGCTCAGCTTGGCTTTGTGGTAGTGGCGTTTGGAAATCGTGGTGGCAGTCCGGTTCGCTCCCGCTATTATCACACCTACGGATATGGTGATTTAAGAGATTACCCGCTGGCTGATAATAAATACGGTATCGAACAACTGGCTTCGCGCCATTCTTTTATTGACCAAAGCCGTGTTGGAATTTACGGTCACTCCGGTGGTGGCTTTATGAGTACGGCTGCACTGCTTACCTATCCTGACTTTTATGACGTGGCAGTTTCTTCTGCCGGTAATCACGACAATAACGTGTATAACCACTGGTGGAGCGAAACTCATAACGGAGTGAAAGAAACCCGAAAAACTGTTAAAGAGATGAACGAAGACAGCGTGGAAGTGGAGAAAGAAGAAATCACTTTTGACGGCCCGATTGAATCGAATGCAGATTTGGCGGGTAACCTGAAAGGACACCTGTTGTTAGTTCATGGTAACATTGATAACAACGTTCATCCGGCGAATACCCTTCGCCTGGCTGATGCCCTCATCAAAGCCGGCAAGCGGTTTGATATGATGATACTGCCCGGCCGCCGTCATGGCTTCGGACCTTATCAACCGTACTTTGAGCGGCAGAAGTGGTATTACTTCTCTCAGCATCTTTTGGGTGATTACCGAAGTAATGTGGATATGAATCTGCCGGAAGATTGATTGAACATCCAACAAGGAATATCCAAGGCTGAACGTTGAATTTAACTTGGAGCGTCTGTAAGTCCTCCAGGCGTTGCCCGGTTCTTAGTTTTTCAAACACCGAACGCTCCAAGGATCTGCGAACGCATGGAGGTTCTCTGGGCTTTTTCTTAGGGCTGAACGTCATCGCGGAAATACTTTATCCGCGATCTGCCTGTTTAGGCCTGATGAGTGTATTAGGGAGATCTCTGGTCAGGCCAGAGATGACATATCTTTTAATAACTTCAATTTATTAATAGAAGCCGGTTTCCAGAGGAGGCCGGCTTTTTTTGTGCAATTCTTTTTTAAAAAATTCCCTGAACTATTATGAATTTTTTACAAAAATATCTCTTTAATTAAGCGTGCAAATATCCACGGTAATTTTATTCAATTTCTATGAAACGTCTCTTTTCCCTGTTTATACTTTTGATCATTGGAACCTCTTACGCCTTTGGCCAGGCCAACTTTGAAGCCGCTGAGCGATTCACCGGAGAGAAAATGGAAAAACTCATCGGTGATACCTTCGTTTGGCCCCGGTGGATTGAAGACACGGATACATTCTGGTATCCCTTTGAAAATGCGGAAGGCACAAACTGGTACTTCGTGGATGCTGCACGCGGTTCACAAAGAGAACTGTTTGACCGTGATGAGCTTGCAGCACAGCTTTCTGAAACGTTTAACCGGCCCTTCAATTCCAAGGATCTTGACCTGAATGATTTCGATTACGACACCGACAAAGAACGATTCACCTTTCATGTAGACAGCATCAATTTCACCTTTAACCTGAATGGAGACCGTTTGGTGAAGGGCGATTCTTTAAGTGAGGAAAAAGAAGAAGACTGGGCTACCTATTCTCCGGATAGTACCTGGATTGCTTTTGCTAAAAATCACGACCTGTATGTAATGCGAGCTGATGATGAAGATAGTACCGAGATTCAGCTTACCGATGATGGTGAGCTGTGGTTCAGCTATCAGGCTGATGACAGTGACACCACCTCAAACGAAAGGTTGCGTTCTCGAGCCAACTGGTTTGAAGACTCGGAGAAATTATGGGTGAAGCGTCAGGATAAGAGAAAAGTGGATGAGCTGTGGGTGATTAACTCGCTTGGTAAACGACCGGAGCTCGAGACCTATAAGTACCCGATGCCCGGTGAAGAGGATATATACGTGGATGAAATCAAGGTATTTGATCCTGCTGCAGAAACATCCGTAACCCTGGATACCGACAAATGGGAAGATCAGTCGCTGGGTGGTGTTTATTTTAATGATGGCGGAATTTGGGAAACCCAAAAGTCGGATTACCTCTACATTCTGCGCCGCGACCGAACCTGGAGCAAGATTGATGTGCTGAAAGCCAATACCACATCCGGTGATGTTGAAGTGCTGTGGTCGGAAGAGAGTAAGCCCTATTTCAATACGCGTTATGCGCAGTTGGGAATCATTAACGAAGGAGAAGAATTTATCTGGTGGAGTGAGCGAACCGGATGGGGACAGCTTTACCGTTATGATTCGGATGGAAACCTGAAAAATGCGGTTACCTCCGGATACTATACCGTAGGGGATATTGCTAAAATTGACACGTCTGCCAAAACCATTTACTTCACAGCCTATGGGCGAGAAGACGGACAAAACCCCTATTTCGAAAATTTATACTCCGTTCGTTTTGACGGCTCAAGACTCCGCCACCTGACACCGGAAGATGCCAATCATAATATCAATGCCTCTGAAGAAGGAAACTACTTCGTGGATAACTACTCACGGGTAGATATGCCTACCAAAACAGTTGTCAGAAATGGAAACGGCGAAGCTATTCTGGAGCTACAACAAGTGGATATGACAGCTGCCGAGGATATTGGCTGGAGCGCGCCGGAAGAGTTTACCGTAAAAGCTGCCGATGGTGCTACCGACTTATATGGTGTAATCTGGAAACCCTTCGACTTTGATCCTGAAAAGGACTACCCGATTATCAGTTATGTATATCCCGGACCACAGACCGAACCCTTCCCTACCAGTTTTTCCGTAACCGGTTCCACCGGGAGAAATCAATCGCTGGCGCAACTGGGATTTGTGGTTGTAGCTTTTGGTCAGCGCGGGGGAAGCCCGATTCGCTCTAAATATTACCACAACTTCGGGTATGGAGATATGCGTGATTATCCCCTGGCAGACAATAAGTACGGGATAGAGCAACTGGCTTCCCGCCATTCTTTTATTGATCAGGACAAAGTGGGAATATTCGGGCATTCCGGTGGTGGATTTATGAGTACCGCTGCCCTCCTCACCTATCCTGATTTTTATGATGTTGCCGTTTCCTCAGCAGGGAATCACGACAACAACATCTATAATATTTGGTGGAGTGAAGTTCATAACGGTGTAAAAGAGAAGCGCAAGACCGTGAAGGAAATGAACGAAGACAGTGTGGAAGTGGAGAAGGAAGAAATCACCTTCGACGCGCCCATTGAATCGAATGCCGAACTGGCCGGAAACCTTAAGGGGCACCTGCTTCTGGTTCATGGCGATATGGATAACAACGTTCACCCTGCAAATACCATCCGCCTGGCTGATGCCCTCATCAAAGCCGGTAAGCGTTTTGACATGATGATTTTACCCGGCCGCCGACATGGATTTGGCCCATACAATCCCTACTTCCAGCGCATGATGTGGCATTACTTTGCTGAGCACCTGTTAGGTGATTACCGCCCGGATGTGATCGACTTTAATCTTCCGGAAGACTGATTGAACATTGAACAGGGAACACCCAACATTGAACTCAGAAGTTTTAACTTTTGGTGTTCGATGTTCCTTGTTGGGTATTTAACCGCCAGGCTTTTTCGTTGGGGGTGATGGTGAAGCTCCATAAGATGCCGGCGAGTGCCATCACTCCTCCATATACCATTATGAGTGGTTTAACGGTCATGATTCCGCTTTCCAGGATCAGGGAGGCAATGACCACCGAAAAGGAATTCCCAATGGTAAAAAGCAGCCATTCCGTACTGAATATTCGTCCGCGAAAGGTATCCTGGGTCCTTTTTTGAAGAAGTACGGTGCTGGAAACCCAGTTGGCTCCGGAAGCCGCATGGGCAAAAAGCACGAATAGCAACATAAGCCCGATACTGTTTACCACCCCTACCACCAGGTACATCACACCGCAAAACGTGATGGCGAGCCCCATCAACAGCACCCAGTCTTTTTCTTCTCGAAAGATCCTGCGGCCTATAATGGGGCCAATTCCTGTTCCAAATCCCCGTGCTGCGTACAACAAACCCAAACCAATACTTCCCATCATCAACACTTCTTCACTGACAATGATCAAAAGATATACAAGGCCTCCCAGAAACACCGTGGATGTGCCTTTTGCCAGCGAGGGGCGAAGAATGTGGCGGTTTTTCACCAGGTAGCTGAGTCCTTCTTTAATGCCCTTAAACGGATTACGGGTTCGGTACATTTCTTCCTTCGAAAGCCTCTTCTGAGGGATGACAGCCCTGTACACAAACCACGCCGATATCACATAACTGAATCCATCCAGAATCAGTACATTGGTAGTACCCAGCCATTCGGTTGCAAAACCACCGATGGCCATTCCCGTGGTAAAAATAATACTCCAGCTGGCCGTTGAAATAATATTGGCGTTGGTGAGATTATCTTCAGATGTGACATTGGGGATGGAGGAAGTCTTAGCCGGTTCAAACACGGCGGAAAGCATCATCTGAATCGCGGTCAAAACATAAGCCAGCCAGAGTGTGGCTGCAGAATCCACAAATATAATCCCCACAACAGCCACTCCACGCAGTAAATCACACCAGATCATGAGCTTTCTGCGGTTGAAGCGATCCGCTAAATAGCCTGCAAATGGGGAGAACAAAGCCAGGCTCAACATCTTTACGACGATAATCAGCCCAAGCAGAAATTCGGAATCGGAATAACGGCCGATGATGGCATACAGGGCAAGCAGCCCAAACCAATCCCCAAAGTTTGACACCGACTGGGCGATCCATAGCCGACGAAAATCTTTGTTTTCTTTTATGAGGTTAAGATACGGGCGGAGGTTTTTGGTCATAAATATAGCTGTCAGCTTTCAGACTTCAGCTGTCAGCATGAATTTTGAACATTATGATAATTTAGTTTTGTGCTGATGACTTTCTTTCAACAACCTTGAAGGTTCTGTAGATAATACTTCAATGTTCAGTGTTGGGTGTTCCTTGTTGGGTGTTCAATTCATTCAACACCGGTGCTGCCAAACCCGCCTTCTCCGCGATCCGTTTCATCCAGCTCATCTACTTCCAGCAGCGGGAGCTGTGTAACCGGAGCAATCACCATCTGGGCAATGCGGTCTCCATGATTAACCACAAATTCCTCCTCTCCGTGGTTAATGGCTATCACTTTCACTTCTCCCCTGTAATCCGCATCGATGGTTCCCGGAGCGTTCAGCATGGTGATGCCATTTCGGATGGCTAAACCGCTTCGTGGCCTGATTTGAGCTTCGTAGCCTTCAGGCAGTGCCATCTGCAATCCGGTCGGGATTAAGGTCCGTTCTCCCGGTTTAATCACGATGGGTGTTTCCACGGCTGCGCGCACGTCCATTCCGGCCGCGGCCACCGATTCATAATTTGGAAGCGGCAAGTCTTTGGCGTGATCCAGTTTTTTAATTAATACCTGTTTCATAATTCTTCGCGTGTGTATTCAATCATTCGTACAATTACATTTCCCCATAATACCTTTACCCTTGCTTCAAGCGGAACCCTGAGATCATCATCCAGAAACCAGGCTCTGAAATCGCCTGAGAAGCCAAACGGACCTTCAATATTTTCCGTGGTTCCATTCATCAGGTAAGCCTGTATCGGGCCATCAAAGGGGGCATAATTTCGTTTTTCCTTTTTGAGGGAGTTATCAGCGTAAATGTATCCCTTTTTCTTGGTCACATACACCGGCAGGGTGTAGTCTTCCTCGCTCCCGGCAAACAGGCGTGAAAAATAAAAGATGAGGTGACCTGAGGTAGCGGGATCTTCAAGATCCAGAGTATCCCGTGAATCATCTTCTTCGATGTAGTACACCTTGCCGATATCCCGATCGAACCAGTATTGGATTTCATCATACTCCCCTTCATCGATATTATCTTTCCAGTACTTCACTTCTACCGGCAGGCCTTTTTCATTCACATAAAACAAACTGTGAAACCGGTCCAGCTCATCTCCTACAAAAGGAATGGATGGATTCGACTCAATTTCTGTAAGGATGTGATTCAGTTCCCGCCCTTCATAAGTGGTGTCGCTCAGCAGTTCAACATTCACCCAACCCAGTTTCAAAAACCCATACTTCACTTCATACCGGAAGGTTTCCTTCACCGAAAAAAGCTCATCCATTGTTGGGGGTGTTGAGCTGGTATCAGGTAAGGTGTGCTGTCCGAAAGCGGGAGCCGTCAACACAAATAGTAATATGGGGAGGATGATTCTGGTCATAAAGTCAGTTAGCCAAACGGCAGGATTCGGACAATTATTTCTCCTCCGGTTCCTCTTCGGCTATAAAAGCCTCAAACGATTCTTCGTCATACCCCACCAGCACCGATTCATCTTTCATAAGCACCGGCCGCTTGATCATCACCTGGTGTTCCAGCAGTTGCTCAAACAGTTCCTCTTCCGACAGATCCTTATCGGCCAGGCCTAAATCTCTCCACTTGCGGCCTCGTTTATTCACCAATACGTCCAGCCCCACCTTAAACTCCAGTTCCTTCAGCTCATCTCGCGTCAACGGGTCCTTTTTTACATCGATGAACTCATACTCAACGTCGTGTTCGTCCATCCATTTTTTGGTGTCTCTGATCTTGTTGCAGTTTTTTATTCCGGCAATATGAAGCATCGTAGTATTATATCGTAGTATTATGATGAATGTTTTGTATTTTCAGTGAGGGAAAGATACGGTTTGTTTCCTGAAATTCGAACGTAATGAACGCAGAGTTCGTGCCTTTTTATGCTGAAGTTTTTTACCTCCCCGTTTTTACTGATCTCGCTGCTCCTGCTGGTGAGCTGTACCCGTAATGATGCCCAACGCGACTTCGAAAAGGAAGCCTATGCCCAGCCCCGGAATTATACCGAAACCACCAACCAGGGTGCGGTACAGAACCTGGATGAGGACGACTGGCGGACTTCCCCGCTTTTCCAGGGACTTATTGAGATCGTACCTCCCTACCCCAACCCGGTTACCACCGATCAGGCCATCCAGTTTGAGGTGGAAGTGACGGGAGTACAATCCGTAAACGGTTTGGAAGTATTGGTGAGGCTGCAAGACAACACTTTCCGCACGCTCTACACTGATTTTGAAACGCTGCAACCCGGGCTCACTACTTTTCAGATCAACCCTATCGAATTCTCGGAGTTTGGAAATCCTGAAGGAGCCCGCGGGCTGAACCGGGTGTACATCTTTAGTGCCAATCAGCAGATGATATCCTACGGGGATATTATGGTGGAATAGGTTTAAGAACATCCAACACGGAACATCCAATGTTGAACTTAGAACGGTTTGTAGGAGGTTCGTGTGTCATAGCTTACTCTTACTTTATTCTTACAAATGTTGGATGTTTACCGACTTCTCATAAGATAGGCCCTGTTGCATACTATTATCTTATACCTTTATCAGAATCTGATGCTGAACATAATTTCTAAATCAACATTTCTATTGCTTCTCTTGTATTCGAATACTTTGTTCGCCCAACAAGAAGTGACAATTACAGCAGGTGATACAACAGTTGTCAATTCAAGACTTATCTCATTTAATGCTTTTGCAGAGGCTGTTGGAGTTGACATCTTGAGTGAAACTGAGTACTCAGGTACAACTCATTTAAGATTGTGGGGACCCCTTTCCCATAGTTTTGCAGCACGTTTTTTAGATGTAAGTATCGAATCAGATCAGATATCAGGTAAATGGTATGCCACATGGATCAATAATTCCAGGCAAAAAAGTAAAAAAGAACTCTATAAGAAGTGGAATTGTACTTCTGACATATGCACAGTTTCAAATGACTTTGGATCACGATCCGGATGCTTAATTAAAGAGGCAGACACTGAAGCAATCCGAAGTATTCGAAACCTTGTGTTTGAATCAGGTTTTATTGAATTACTGAATCAACCCTTAGATAGGCGTGTACAGTTAGA is a genomic window containing:
- a CDS encoding MFS transporter, with protein sequence MTKNLRPYLNLIKENKDFRRLWIAQSVSNFGDWFGLLALYAIIGRYSDSEFLLGLIIVVKMLSLALFSPFAGYLADRFNRRKLMIWCDLLRGVAVVGIIFVDSAATLWLAYVLTAIQMMLSAVFEPAKTSSIPNVTSEDNLTNANIISTASWSIIFTTGMAIGGFATEWLGTTNVLILDGFSYVISAWFVYRAVIPQKRLSKEEMYRTRNPFKGIKEGLSYLVKNRHILRPSLAKGTSTVFLGGLVYLLIIVSEEVLMMGSIGLGLLYAARGFGTGIGPIIGRRIFREEKDWVLLMGLAITFCGVMYLVVGVVNSIGLMLLFVLFAHAASGANWVSSTVLLQKRTQDTFRGRIFSTEWLLFTIGNSFSVVIASLILESGIMTVKPLIMVYGGVMALAGILWSFTITPNEKAWRLNTQQGTSNTKS
- a CDS encoding DUF3108 domain-containing protein; this encodes MTRIILPILLFVLTAPAFGQHTLPDTSSTPPTMDELFSVKETFRYEVKYGFLKLGWVNVELLSDTTYEGRELNHILTEIESNPSIPFVGDELDRFHSLFYVNEKGLPVEVKYWKDNIDEGEYDEIQYWFDRDIGKVYYIEEDDSRDTLDLEDPATSGHLIFYFSRLFAGSEEDYTLPVYVTKKKGYIYADNSLKKEKRNYAPFDGPIQAYLMNGTTENIEGPFGFSGDFRAWFLDDDLRVPLEARVKVLWGNVIVRMIEYTREEL
- the dut gene encoding dUTP diphosphatase; its protein translation is MKQVLIKKLDHAKDLPLPNYESVAAAGMDVRAAVETPIVIKPGERTLIPTGLQMALPEGYEAQIRPRSGLAIRNGITMLNAPGTIDADYRGEVKVIAINHGEEEFVVNHGDRIAQMVIAPVTQLPLLEVDELDETDRGEGGFGSTGVE
- a CDS encoding S9 family peptidase, translated to MHTTLLKSALLAVFITAFFSTAPLAQEANFEAAERFTGDKMEKLIGNTSVWPRWIEDTNNFWYTYENDEGKNWYFVNAERPSQRLLFDQEEMASQLAETFERPFNAKDLDLKDFEYNTDKERFTFHVDSIQFTYNLNGNNLIKGDSLEKEEREPWATYSPDSTWIAFAKNHNLYLIRSDDEDSTEIQLTDDGERWFSYQADEGDTTSNKRLRTNANFFDDESKLYITRTDDRKVNELWVINSLGKRPELETYKYSMPGEEEIGISQVEVFDIASRERVIMDTDKWEDQELRANYGDHQTGDYKSTPSDKLYIYRENRTSDKVDILIGDTETGETEVLLSETSKPYFNWSFQELAIINDGEEYIWWSERTGWGQLYRYDSEGNLKNRITSGNFVVGDIVKIDTAANTIYFEGYGRDGDHPYYEHLYSVRFDGSNFKHLTPENADHSISESDKDNYFVDNYSRVNMPTKTVLRDRNGKVILTLQEVDMSKAEAIGWKAPEEFRIKAADGATDLYGVMWKPFDFDSTRSYPIISYVYPGPQTEPFPTSFSLQGYTGRNQALAQLGFVVVAFGNRGGSPVRSRYYHTYGYGDLRDYPLADNKYGIEQLASRHSFIDQSRVGIYGHSGGGFMSTAALLTYPDFYDVAVSSAGNHDNNVYNHWWSETHNGVKETRKTVKEMNEDSVEVEKEEITFDGPIESNADLAGNLKGHLLLVHGNIDNNVHPANTLRLADALIKAGKRFDMMILPGRRHGFGPYQPYFERQKWYYFSQHLLGDYRSNVDMNLPED
- a CDS encoding S9 family peptidase, which translates into the protein MKRLFSLFILLIIGTSYAFGQANFEAAERFTGEKMEKLIGDTFVWPRWIEDTDTFWYPFENAEGTNWYFVDAARGSQRELFDRDELAAQLSETFNRPFNSKDLDLNDFDYDTDKERFTFHVDSINFTFNLNGDRLVKGDSLSEEKEEDWATYSPDSTWIAFAKNHDLYVMRADDEDSTEIQLTDDGELWFSYQADDSDTTSNERLRSRANWFEDSEKLWVKRQDKRKVDELWVINSLGKRPELETYKYPMPGEEDIYVDEIKVFDPAAETSVTLDTDKWEDQSLGGVYFNDGGIWETQKSDYLYILRRDRTWSKIDVLKANTTSGDVEVLWSEESKPYFNTRYAQLGIINEGEEFIWWSERTGWGQLYRYDSDGNLKNAVTSGYYTVGDIAKIDTSAKTIYFTAYGREDGQNPYFENLYSVRFDGSRLRHLTPEDANHNINASEEGNYFVDNYSRVDMPTKTVVRNGNGEAILELQQVDMTAAEDIGWSAPEEFTVKAADGATDLYGVIWKPFDFDPEKDYPIISYVYPGPQTEPFPTSFSVTGSTGRNQSLAQLGFVVVAFGQRGGSPIRSKYYHNFGYGDMRDYPLADNKYGIEQLASRHSFIDQDKVGIFGHSGGGFMSTAALLTYPDFYDVAVSSAGNHDNNIYNIWWSEVHNGVKEKRKTVKEMNEDSVEVEKEEITFDAPIESNAELAGNLKGHLLLVHGDMDNNVHPANTIRLADALIKAGKRFDMMILPGRRHGFGPYNPYFQRMMWHYFAEHLLGDYRPDVIDFNLPED
- a CDS encoding arsenate reductase family protein — translated: MLHIAGIKNCNKIRDTKKWMDEHDVEYEFIDVKKDPLTRDELKELEFKVGLDVLVNKRGRKWRDLGLADKDLSEEELFEQLLEHQVMIKRPVLMKDESVLVGYDEESFEAFIAEEEPEEK